CATCATGGTGCTGGAGATGTTCCTGTGGACCACCCCGCGCGCCATGAAGGCCTTCGGGACCACGCCGGAACTCGCGGCGCAGACCCGCGTCATGGCGGGCAACCAGGGCCTGTACAACGGCTTCCTGGCGGCGGGCCTGATCTGGGGCCTGATCACGGGTTCGGCGGCCATTCAGCTGTTCTTCCTGGCGTGCGTGGCGGTTGCGGGCCTGTACGGCGCGGCGACCGCGAACCGCCGCATCCTGTTCATTCAGACGGTGCCCGCTGCGCTGGCGATCCTGGCGGTCCTGCTGGCCCGCTGAAAACGGCACAACCGGAAGGGCGGCATTCCTCAACGGGGAGCGCCGCCCTTCCGGTTGTATGGGGCCTGCCTTCAGCGGGCCTGGAATTCCCAGCGTTCGGCGGGCGCGTCGGCCGTGGCAGGCACCGTCAGGGTCAGGGTCTGCCCGCGTCCGGCGGCGCCCTGCACGGTCAGGGTGGGCGCGCGGTCCAGCAGGCCGATCAGGTTCACGCCGGTTTCCGGGCAGGCCACGCGGGTCGTGAAGGCCGGGCCGGTCAGGGTCAGCACGGCGCCGCCCGACACGGCGCCGCGCAGGGCGTAGGGGGCGCCCACGTTGTTGCAGCCGTCCACACCGCCCACCCGCCCGTCCCGGAAGGTCAGGCTGACGGGCCGCGCAGTGGCGGGGGCGGGCGCACCGTTCACGCGGGTCAGGGTGTACGTGGCGGCCGGGTCGGGCGCAGTGGGTGTGGTCGCCGGGGTCGCGGCAGGCTGGGGGCCGCGCGTGAGGGTCAGGGTGCCGCCCGCGCCGCTGAGGGTCAGGCTGCTGCCTGCCTGCGTGACGCTCAGGGGGGCGCGCAGCAGGGCCAGCAGGGCCGTTTCCGCCTGCGCCTGGGGGACCGGGCAGGCCATGCGGGTCGAGCTGACCGGCCCGAAGGTCACGCGCGCCGGGCCGCCCAGCAGCGCCCCGGTGCCGCGCAGCGCGTTGCAGCCGACCGCGCCGCCCAGCGTGACTTTCGGGCCGTCGAAGCTGACGTTCAGCAGACTGCTCGTGGGCAGGTCGCGCCCTGCGGCGTTCAGGCGCGTGACGGTCCAGGCGCCGTTCAGGCTGATGTTCACAGGGGCCGCGGGACGGGCCTCCAGCGCGCGGAAGGTCAGGCGGCCCTTCCCGGCGCTCAGGGTCAGGGTGTCGCCGTTCAGGGCGTAGCGGGTGGTGGCGCGCAGCAGGTTCAGGTAATCCTCGCGCAGGGCCAGGGCGGCGTCGGTGCAGTGGTCGGTGTCGCCGCCCTGCACGCCGCGCAGCAGCAGCGTGGCCGTTTTCAGCGGGCCGGCAGCGCCCAGGCGGGCCGCGCCGGTCAGGGCGCTGCATCCGGTGCTGCCGCCCACGGTCAGGTCCGGGCCACTGCCGGTCAGGGTCAGGGTGGGGCGGGTCAGGGGCGCGCCGGGCGTGATGGGTGCGTTCCCGGCGGGCTGCACGGTCTGGAGGGTCCAGGTCGTGCCGACCAGCGCGGGAGAGGCCGGGGTGGGCGCGGGCAGCGAGGTCAGGACGGCCAGGGTCAGGGGCAGCAGGGCGCTCATGAGAACGGTTGTACACCGCGTTCCTGATGGGCGCGTGACGGGCGGTCAGGACGGCGGGGCGGGACAGTCGGGTGCGGCAGTGCGTAGAATGGCACCCAAACGCCCGTTAGGGTCCGGGAGGTGCGGCGCGAACCGTCCTCCGGCCCCTCTGAATGCAAGTGTGCGCCGCCCGGCCTGTCCGGGACGGGGGCAGGAGGAACGACATGACACAGGACCGCCGAATTCGAGTACTGATTGCCAAGCCCGGCATGGACGGCCACGACCGGGGCGCGAAGGTCGTGGCGCGCGCCCTGCGGGACGCCGGCATGGAAGTCATCTACACCGGGCTGCGCCAGACGGCCGAGATGATCGTCAGCGCCGCCGTGCAGGAGGACGTGGACGCCATCGGCCTGAGCGTGCTGTCCGGCGCGCACATGCATTACTTCCGGGAGGTCATGACCCTGCTGCGCGAGCAGGACGCGCAGGACATCATCGTGTTCGGGGGCGGCATCATCCCCGATCAGGACCTGCCGACCCTGGCGGAACTGGGCGTGGGGCGCGTGTTCACGCCCGGCGCCAGCACCGAGGACGCCGCCACGTACCTGCGCGGCGCCGTGCAGGCCCGCTGGCAGGCGCAGGGCGAGGCGTGAGCCTGTCATGATGCCGGGCATGATACGGATTCCGTTTGTTTCGTTAACAACCTGGAAGGGCGCCGGGTCGTCAACTCCACGTCCGGAACCCGTTTCGCTCCTCCTCTGCGGCGCAGCTCTACGAGTCGCATCCGCGCGGATTGAAGGCCTTGTAAGCCCTTCAACCGGAGTCCGTATGACTGCCCCCGGACCCGCCCATGAGTGACGCCGCGCTGCCCCGCCCGGCCCTGGACATCGGGCGACTGGCGCCGCTGTACTCCGCGCAGGCACTGGCGACCGGCGCGACCACCGTCAGCACCGTGCTGGCCAGCCTGATCATGAGCGGCCTGCACTTCGAGGCGCTGGTGGGCCTGCCCAGCACCCTGATCAGCACGTCGGCGGCGCTGTCGGCCGGGGCGTTCGGGGCGCTGATGATCCGCCGGGGCCGCCGCACCGGCCTGAGTGCCGCCTTCGTGCTGGGCGCCGTGGGGGCCGCCGTGGGCTTCGTGGGTGCCCGCTGGGCGCTGCTGCCGGTGTTCCTGCTGGGAGCCTGCATGATGGGCGCCGCGCAGGGCGGCTACCAGCAGGCCCGTTACGCCGCTGCCGAGAGTGTGCCCGACGACCGGCGCGGCGCGGCGCTGGGCGCCCTGATGCTCATGAGCGTGCTCGGGTCGTTCCTGATGACCGGCGCGTCCCGGCCCATCGAGGCGCTGGGCGCGGCGCTGGGCAGCACCCCGGAGGTCGCCGGGTGGCTGGTGGGCGGCGCGCTGCTGGGCGTCGCGGCCCTGCTGATCCGCCTGTGGCGACCCACCACTGCTTCCATCACTGCTTCCTTCCCTGCGCACGCCACGCTGCCCGCCCAGACCGCCGCCCCCGCGAAACTGACAGTCCGGGCGGCCTTCGCCATTCCCGGCGTGCGCAGCACCGCGCTGGCCCTGGCGACCGCGCAGGGCCTGATGGTCACCCTGATGAGCCTCACGCCGCTGCGGGCGCACCACATGGGCATGGATCACGGCGCGGTCGCCGCGCTGATCAGCGGGCACATCCTGGGCATGTTCGGTTTCGGCTGGCTGACCGGACCCCTGATCGACCGCCTGGGCCTGCGCTTCGGGTACGTGGGCGGCGCGCTGCTGCTGGCCGCCGCCGCCCTGTGCGCCCCCCTGAGCGGCGCGGCGTGGCTGGCCGTCAGCATGTTCGGGCTGGGCCTCGGCTGGAACCTCGCGTTCGTGGCGGGCAGCAAGGCCCTGACCCGCTTCCCGGCCGCGCAGGGCGTCACGGACGGCCTGGGGTACGTCGCGGCGGGCGTGGGGACCGCGCTGGGCGGCGTGATCATCGCCCGCGCCGGTTTCCCCGTGCTGGCCGCAGGCTGCGCCGTCCTGGCACTGCTGCCGCTGATCAGCGCGTGGCGGGTCCGGGCTGCCTGATACGGACTCCGATTGAAGGGTCTTTGCAGCCCCTTCAATCCGAGCGGATGCGAGTAGGAGCAAAACGGGTTCCGGACGTGGAGTTGGCAATCCGGTGAAGTTCCGGATTGTCAGCGAAACAAACGGAACCCGTATGACCCGTGACCGGCCCCCTCACCCGCCCCTTCGGGGCACCCTCTCCCGCAGGGGGCGAGGGTCAACTCCCTCTTCCCCACCGGTCATGTTTCTGGAGTGGTCAGGGGTTGGGGGCGCTGACGAAGGTGTCGTCGCCGGGCGTGGCGCTGCTCTTGCCGCCGTTCTGGTCGTAGCGCACGCCGCTGTTCATGCGGGTCACGGCGACCGACTGGGTGTTCGCGGCGCTGACGGCGCCGTTCGCGGCGAACGAGCGGCTCCAGAGGTACCAGCGGGGCGCGGCGCCGTGCTTGCGGGCCAGTCCGCTGGCGGGGTTCAGGTCGAACACGTAGTCCGGGAAGACCTCGGTGCGGCTGATGAATTTCGCCATGTTCAGGTTGTTGTCGCCGCCCAGGTCGAGCAGGCGGCTGGTCTTGATCCATTCGACGGCCACGCCGCTGCTTTTCAGGGTCTGCGCGATGCGGGCGCTGCGGGCGGCGGGGTTCGCGTCGGGGCTCAGGTAGGCGTACGAGTGACCGTAGTCGGCGGTGGCGGGCGACCAGAACGGGTCGGCCAGGATCACGCGCCGGGGGCGTTTCGCGGCGCTCAGGGCAGGGTCGGCGTAGGCTTTCTCGGTCATGGCGAGGGCCATCTGCGCGCCCAGCGAGTGCCCCATGACGCGCACACCCTCGGCGCCGCTGTACGTCCACTGGCTCAGGGCGCTGCGGTACGCGTTGTAGAACAGTTGCCCGGCACTGACGGTGGGGGCGCCCGTCACCGAGTACGCGCCGGTCGGGGTGCGGTAGCGCATGCCGATGTTCTGCGTTCGGCCCAGCGTGTCGCGGTACGAGTACCCGGCCGTCCAGATCTTCGCCTGCGAGTGGTACGGGACGCTGACGGTGCCCTCGTCGTCGGCGAGTTGCGTCCAGTGGAACAGCGCCACGTTCCACCCGGCGTTGATCCAGGCGTCCGCGACGTTCAGTTTGCCGTCGCTGAAGTAGAAGTTGTCTCGCACGCCCGCCACCGTGCTGCCGTCCTGCCAGCCGTGCACGAACAGCATCACGGGCTTTGCCGGGTCGTAGTAGCCGCTGATGGCCGCGCCGTCCGCGCGGGCCTTGCAGCCCACCCCGCCGGGGCTGCCGCTCTCGCCCCTGGCGTACCAGTACACGCCGGTATCCAGGCCGCTCTGACCGAACGGCAGGGCCAGTTGCGTGGCGCAGGAGGCCGCCTGGGCACTCAGGACACCGCCCCGGCCACCCTCGGCCAGCAGCGCCGTCTGCGCCTCACTGAACCCCGCCGGGAGGCCGGCAGTGGCCGCCAGTTGCGGCTGCGGGGCAGACGAGCAGGCCGCCAGCACGGCACTCAGGATCAGGGCGGCAGGCAGACGGGCAGACGACAGGAACGATCTGGGCATACGGGACTTCCTCCGGGCAGAGCGGAACACGGCGGGCCGAACAGGGATAGGCCGAAGAGGGATAGGCCGAACAGGGATGGGCCGGGCAACGGCGCGCCGGCCGGAAACTGAAGTTGTAGGTGCAAGCGGCACCATACGTCACCCTGCTGGCCTGAAAACAGTCCCCGCAGTTCAACAATCCCGGCCCATGAAAAAACCCCCCGGTGTGGGGGGCGGCAGAGGCATCGAAGCAATGAAAAGAGCGCCGAGCAGGCCTGGGGCCGACTGCGACGCTCTGATTCTGGCTGGCGGAACGGGAGAGATTCGAACTCTCGGTACGGTTGCCCGTACACACGCTTTCCAGGCGTGCCCCTTCAACCACTCGGGCACCGTTCCAGCGCACAGCAGATTAGCGGGTCAGGGCAGGAAAATCAAATCTGGGTGCCGACCCGTGTGCCGTCCGGCCCGGAGGGATGCGCGGCCCGCCGATGCCCTAGAATGCAACTGTGACCTTTCTTGCCGTGCTGGCGGTGCTGATTTCTTACGTGGTCGGGGCGATTCCGGCGGCGGCCTGGGTGGCGCGCACGCGTGGCGTGGACATCCTGAAAGTCGGGAGTGGCAACAGCGGTTCCACGAACGTCCTGCGCACGCTGGGCAAGGGACCGGCGATTGTCGTGGCGATCTTCGACATCCTCAAGGGCGCGCTGGCAATCTGGCTGGCGCGCGCCCTGGGCCTGGACGCGCCCATGCAGGCGGCGTGCGGGGTGGCCGCCGTGATCGGCCATAACTTCAGTCCGTTCCTGAACTTCAAGGGCGGCAAGGGCGTGGCGACCACGTTCGGCACGATCTGCGCGCTGCTGCCCGTGGCGGGCCTGGGTTTCTTCCTGATGGGCATCACGACCGTGTGGCTCACGCGGTTCGTGTCGGCGGGCAGCATCCTGGGCGCGCTGACGGGCGCGTTCACGGCGTACCTGCTGGGCGCGCCGCTGTGGCTGTCGCTGGTCGTCTCGGCGCTGGCCGCGCTGATCGTGTGGCAGCACCGCGAGAACATCCGCAAACTGCACGCCGGGAACGAACGCCGCTTCGGCGAGAAAGTCGGCGGCGAGAAGGCCAGCTGAGCCCCGCGCACCGGCGGGGGCCGTCCGTGCGCTATGCTGGGCGGGTCAAGACAACTGAACGGCGGGACCCCGGCCCCGTCACGTTGCGAGGAGTGCATGTCGGCCAGGATTCGCGTTTACGGTAAGGAAGCGGTGTTCACGCAGGGCGCGTGGCAGTGCGACGACGAGAGCCTCCAGGCGATGCTGCAGGCGCTGGCCGACCCGCGCGCCGTCACCGAGGAGCAGGAGCGCACGCACGCGCTGTACGCCGCCGGACGCTTCGGGGGCCTGATCGCCACCGAGTACGGCTGGGAAGCCGCGCCGCACCCGGAAGCGGAAATCAAGATGGAGGACTTCGCCCCGGCCCGGCAACCCGAACGCGCCGGATGGCTGAGCTTCCTACGCAAGCGCAAGTAACGTCAGGCTCCGCACGAGTCGCCGAATCACGGCGTCCGGCAGGTCAGGCAGTGGAGTCACCTCGAAGGCCGACCACACCTCATCCGCTGATGCCTCCGGCAGATGCCCCCAGTCCACCTGCGGCTGCGGCGAATCCGCGTAAGAGACCTCCCATCCCGGCCACCGTTCCTTCAGAAGTTCCAGGGCCGCCCCCCTCAACGGCGGGGTCATGCGGGACAGATGCTCGCGGAGTTCAGGTGCCCGGCCCTTCGCCCGCTCTGCCCAGTGCCCGAAGCCCGCATACTCTGAAATCTTCAACTGCCGGTGATCCATGTACACGACAGCGAAGTCTTCAGGAATCAGCCGCATGGTGTTCGGGCCGACGGCGTCTGGCCAGATGTCACGTTGTTCCTTGAACCAGGCCACGAAGACTGCCGGGCCAGCAACCAGGATGTCAGCCAGACCCAGCGCACCCCACCTGTCGGAATGAAAGCTCACCTGACCGTCCGAGATCAGCGCGACATGGCAGCGGTGTGACATGGTCAGAGGATACTGAATCGGTTTCAGGCGGCGGAGATCAGGTTCGTTCCGCAGACTGCGTGGCACCTGCGTCTCCACTGGACTGGCCCCCCACGGTCCCTTCACGCTAGGCAGGCAGCCTTGACCCCCGGAGGGGCAGCGCCTACGCTGGGGGGCATGAACGCCGTCATGACCACCATTACCCCGTGAGGGCGGTGTCCTGATGGCAGCCGCCCCGCGAGACACGCCGGGCGGTTTTTTTGTGGGAAGGAGACGGGTATGCGCGTAGCGATTGTCGGGGCGACCGGAGCGGTGGGGCACGAACTTCTCAAGGTGCTGGAGGGCAGCAGCCTGCAATTCGATGAGCTGCTCCTGTTTGCCAGTCCGCGCAGCGCGGGCACGCAGCTGACCTTCAAGGGCCAATCCCTGACGGTGCAGGTCACGCCGGAAGGGGCGATCGACGCGGACGTGATCCTGGCGTCGGCGGGCGGCAGCATCAGCAAGGCGCTGGCGCCCAGGTGGGTGGAGGGCGGCGCGGTCGTGATCGACAATAGCAGCGCCTTCCGGTACGACGCGGATGTGCCGCTGGTCGTGCCCGAGGTGAACGGCGACGCCGCGCTGGGCCACAAGGGCATCATCGCCAACCCGAACTGCACGACGGCCATCGCCGTGGTCGCCGTGGCGCCCATCCACCGCGCGTACGGCGTGAAGCGCATGATCGTCAGCACGTATCAGGCCACCAGCGGCGCCGGGGCCAAGGGCATGGAGGAACTGCTGGACCAGACGCGCGCGGAACTGAACGGTGAGCAGGCGCAGGCGAGCGTGTTCGCGCACCCGATCCCGTTCAACGTGATTCCGCACATCGATTCCTTCCAGGACAACGGGTACACCAAGGAAGAGATGAAGGTCGCCTGGGAGACCCGCAAGATCATCGGGGACGACAGCCTGAAGATCAGCTGCACCGCCGTGCGCATTCCCACCCTGCGCACGCACAGCGAGGCCATCACCCTGGAACTCGAACGCCCCGCCACGCCTGAGGCCGTGCGTGAGCTGCTGGCCGGGGCTGCCGGGGTCGAGGTGCGCGACAACCCGGAAGGCAAGCTGTACCCCATGCCCCTGACCGCCAGCGGCAAGTACGACGTGGAGGTGGGCCGCATCCGCGAGTCGCTGGTGTTCGACGGCGGCATCGACCTGTTCGTGGCGGGCGACCAGCTCCTGAAAGGCGCGGCCCTGAACGCCGTGCAGATCGCCGAGTACCTCCAGCAGAAAGGTGCGCTGACAGCCAGGCAGCGGGCGTAAGCGGGAAGTGGGGGCGGGTTGCTTCCCGACTCGACCCAGGCCCAGGAAAGCCGGAGCGTCATGCCCCGGCTTTTCTGCTGGCGTCCAGTCGGCGGGGATTCAACTCTCCCCCACCCACCCCCCACTGCCTACGCGCGCGTGATGCGGTCCACCTCGGCCCGCTCGTCGGCGCTCAGGGTCCAGGTGGCGGCAGCGACGTTCGCGTCGATCTGTTCGGGTCGGGTCGCCCCGGCGATGACGCTGCTGGTTTCGGGGAAGGACAGCAGCCAGCCCAACGCCAGTTCCAGCAGCGTGTGACCCTGGGCCTGCGCGAAGGTCCGGAGGTTCTCGACGACCGTCCAGTTCTGCGGGGTCAGGTAGCGGTCCTGCGCGCCCTGGCTGCCCGTGATGCGTGCGCCGTCCGGGAGGGGTTGCCCGGCGTGGTACTTGCCGGTCAGGAGGCCGCTGGCGAGCGGGAAGTACGGGAGCAGGCCCAGGTTCAGGTCGCGGGCGGCGGGGATCAGGTCGGTTTCGATGTCGCGGACCAGCAGGCTGTGTTCGTCCTGGCAGGACGTGAAGCGTGCCCAGCCGTGCTGTTGGGCCAGGGCGTCGGCGGCGCGCACGTCGGCGGCGGGCATGTTGCTCACGCCGACAGCCCGCACGAGCCCCTGCTGCACGAGGTCGTTCAGGGTGCCCAGGGTGTCCTCGATGGGCGTATTCGGGTCCGGGCGGTGCAGCTGGTACAGGTCCAGGTAGTCCGTGCCGAGGCGGCGCAGGCTGGCCTCCAGCGCCTGTCGGATGTAGTCGGGCCGCGCGCCCTGCTGGCCGTCTCCCATGTCCATGCCGAACTTGCTGGCCAGGATGATGTTCCGGCGTTCCGGGCCGAGGGCGCGGCCCAGCATTTCCTCGCTGCCGCCCCGGTTGCCGTAGATGTCGGCCGTGTCGAACAGCGTGATGCCCGCATCGAGTGCGCGGCGCACGACGGCGGTGGTGGCGGTCTGGTCGAGGCGACCGCCGAAGTTGTTGCAGCCCAGTCCGACTGCCGAGACGCTCAGTCCGCTGTGCCCGAGGGTTCTGTGGGCGGGGTGCTGCCTGCCGCCTGGGTGCCTGCCGCGTGGGCGCCTGCTTCCGGGTTGGTCATGCGGTCAGGGTAACGCGCGGTCCGTGAGGCTGACCGCGAAGCTCATGAAGGCCGGGAGGGAGCCGGGTGAGCCTGCCGCCTGCACCCTCCGGTGGATGCCCCGCCCGGCCCACATGCGGCACACTGGACGCATGACCCGACCCGACCGGTTCCGCTCTGCGCGCCCTCCCTCCCGCGTGGGTCAGCTGGGACCGGCGGCAGGCCTGACGGCGGCGCTCGTGGCGGGCATCTGGGGGCAGGAGGTGGCCGATCAGCTGCTGTTCGGCGGGTCGCTGGACCGCTACGGCATCCTCCCGCGCGACGGGGGGTCGTTCTGGAACATCCTGACCGCACCGTTCCTGCACGCGGGGTTCGGGCACCTGATGGCGAACACGGTGCCGCTGGCGGTGCTGGCGTTCATGGGCGCCGTGCGCGGCGTGGCGCGCTTCGTGGCGGCCACGCTGATCATCGTGCTGGTGGGGGGCGCGCTGGTGTGGCTGTTCGGGCGGGGCGGCAGCGTGCACCTGGGCGCCAGCGAACTGGTGTTCGGGTTCCTGGCGTACCTGCTGGGCGTGGGCTGGTGGGAGCGCACGCCGGTCGCCATTGGCGTGGCGGTCGCGGCGTTCGCGCTGTACGGGGGCATCCTGTGGGGCGTGCTGCCCGGCAACCCGTACGTGTCGTGGGAGGCGCACCTGTTCGGGTTCCTGGCGGGCCTGCTGGCGGCGGCGCTGCTGCACGGGCGGCGGCCCCGCCGGGCGGAAGGTCAGAACGGCGTGCCGTTCCGCTGAAGCTGGCGGGCCACCTGCCGCAGTAACTGCGTCTGCTCGGGCCAGAACAGGTCCGGCACCTGCCCGCCCAGCAGGGGGTGCCATTCCAGCCGGTAGCCCGGCTCCAGCGGGGGCAGGACTACCGACTGGGTGCTGATCCCCAGGTAGTAGCGGGTGACCTGCCACTTCGTGCGGGCGTAGTTCAGGCGTTCCAGGGTCGCCAGTTCGCGGAGGATCTGCACGCCCTCCAGTCCGGCCTCCTCGCGCAGTTCGCGCTGCAGGGCGTCCCGGTGGGTTTCGCTGCCTTCCAGACCACCCTTGGGCAGTTGCGGGTAGGGGCCGGGTTCCACGACCAGCGCGACGGGGCGCAGGATGACCCCGCCCACGCTGGGGCGCGGTGGCACACCGTCCGGGCGGCGGTAGTGGGTGGCGTCCGGGGGTGGCAGTGGCCCTTGAGAACTCACAGTTCGACCGGGCCGCCGGGGGTGGTCAGGACCGCGCGCAGTTCGGGTTGCGGGCCCCTTTGAACCTCGACCTCGCCTATAAAGTTCAGGGTGTCCAGCGCGGCCCGCAGCGCGTCAGGGTCGGGCGTGCCCAGGTGCAGGGTGCCCAGGCGCACGCCCCGGTCGGGCAGGCGGGTGGGGGGCGGCGGGGTCTCCCAGCAGATCAGGGACGGGTGGGGGCCGCCGCCGGGCAGGTGACCGTCGGCGGGGACGGTCAGGGTCCAGCGGTTCGCGCCGCGTGACAGGGCCAGCACGTCGGGCCCGGCCGGCAGGTGCGGCACGCCCGCCACCCAGTGGATCAGGGCCGGGCCGTGCGACAGGCGCCGCTGCATGTCGGGGGTGTCCAGGCCGAACCAGCGGGGGCGCCCTGGGGCGGGTGCGTGCGGGTTCACGGCGATCACTT
This Deinococcus seoulensis DNA region includes the following protein-coding sequences:
- a CDS encoding DUF1304 domain-containing protein, coding for MTLIAPMLVGLIALLHVYIMVLEMFLWTTPRAMKAFGTTPELAAQTRVMAGNQGLYNGFLAAGLIWGLITGSAAIQLFFLACVAVAGLYGAATANRRILFIQTVPAALAILAVLLAR
- a CDS encoding rhomboid family intramembrane serine protease, whose protein sequence is MTRPDRFRSARPPSRVGQLGPAAGLTAALVAGIWGQEVADQLLFGGSLDRYGILPRDGGSFWNILTAPFLHAGFGHLMANTVPLAVLAFMGAVRGVARFVAATLIIVLVGGALVWLFGRGGSVHLGASELVFGFLAYLLGVGWWERTPVAIGVAVAAFALYGGILWGVLPGNPYVSWEAHLFGFLAGLLAAALLHGRRPRRAEGQNGVPFR
- a CDS encoding NUDIX domain-containing protein; translated protein: MSSQGPLPPPDATHYRRPDGVPPRPSVGGVILRPVALVVEPGPYPQLPKGGLEGSETHRDALQRELREEAGLEGVQILRELATLERLNYARTKWQVTRYYLGISTQSVVLPPLEPGYRLEWHPLLGGQVPDLFWPEQTQLLRQVARQLQRNGTPF
- a CDS encoding aspartate-semialdehyde dehydrogenase, whose protein sequence is MRVAIVGATGAVGHELLKVLEGSSLQFDELLLFASPRSAGTQLTFKGQSLTVQVTPEGAIDADVILASAGGSISKALAPRWVEGGAVVIDNSSAFRYDADVPLVVPEVNGDAALGHKGIIANPNCTTAIAVVAVAPIHRAYGVKRMIVSTYQATSGAGAKGMEELLDQTRAELNGEQAQASVFAHPIPFNVIPHIDSFQDNGYTKEEMKVAWETRKIIGDDSLKISCTAVRIPTLRTHSEAITLELERPATPEAVRELLAGAAGVEVRDNPEGKLYPMPLTASGKYDVEVGRIRESLVFDGGIDLFVAGDQLLKGAALNAVQIAEYLQQKGALTARQRA
- a CDS encoding META domain-containing protein, with translation MSALLPLTLAVLTSLPAPTPASPALVGTTWTLQTVQPAGNAPITPGAPLTRPTLTLTGSGPDLTVGGSTGCSALTGAARLGAAGPLKTATLLLRGVQGGDTDHCTDAALALREDYLNLLRATTRYALNGDTLTLSAGKGRLTFRALEARPAAPVNISLNGAWTVTRLNAAGRDLPTSSLLNVSFDGPKVTLGGAVGCNALRGTGALLGGPARVTFGPVSSTRMACPVPQAQAETALLALLRAPLSVTQAGSSLTLSGAGGTLTLTRGPQPAATPATTPTAPDPAATYTLTRVNGAPAPATARPVSLTFRDGRVGGVDGCNNVGAPYALRGAVSGGAVLTLTGPAFTTRVACPETGVNLIGLLDRAPTLTVQGAAGRGQTLTLTVPATADAPAERWEFQAR
- a CDS encoding VOC family protein translates to MTARPAPTRPGARLDHLVIAARTLEEGRAWLEGRLRCPLEPGGEHELFGTHNALLSLGPDAYLEVIAVNPHAPAPGRPRWFGLDTPDMQRRLSHGPALIHWVAGVPHLPAGPDVLALSRGANRWTLTVPADGHLPGGGPHPSLICWETPPPPTRLPDRGVRLGTLHLGTPDPDALRAALDTLNFIGEVEVQRGPQPELRAVLTTPGGPVEL
- a CDS encoding cobalamin B12-binding domain-containing protein; its protein translation is MTQDRRIRVLIAKPGMDGHDRGAKVVARALRDAGMEVIYTGLRQTAEMIVSAAVQEDVDAIGLSVLSGAHMHYFREVMTLLREQDAQDIIVFGGGIIPDQDLPTLAELGVGRVFTPGASTEDAATYLRGAVQARWQAQGEA
- the plsY gene encoding glycerol-3-phosphate 1-O-acyltransferase PlsY, yielding MTFLAVLAVLISYVVGAIPAAAWVARTRGVDILKVGSGNSGSTNVLRTLGKGPAIVVAIFDILKGALAIWLARALGLDAPMQAACGVAAVIGHNFSPFLNFKGGKGVATTFGTICALLPVAGLGFFLMGITTVWLTRFVSAGSILGALTGAFTAYLLGAPLWLSLVVSALAALIVWQHRENIRKLHAGNERRFGEKVGGEKAS
- a CDS encoding aldo/keto reductase, with protein sequence MSVSAVGLGCNNFGGRLDQTATTAVVRRALDAGITLFDTADIYGNRGGSEEMLGRALGPERRNIILASKFGMDMGDGQQGARPDYIRQALEASLRRLGTDYLDLYQLHRPDPNTPIEDTLGTLNDLVQQGLVRAVGVSNMPAADVRAADALAQQHGWARFTSCQDEHSLLVRDIETDLIPAARDLNLGLLPYFPLASGLLTGKYHAGQPLPDGARITGSQGAQDRYLTPQNWTVVENLRTFAQAQGHTLLELALGWLLSFPETSSVIAGATRPEQIDANVAAATWTLSADERAEVDRITRA
- a CDS encoding MFS transporter, which produces MSDAALPRPALDIGRLAPLYSAQALATGATTVSTVLASLIMSGLHFEALVGLPSTLISTSAALSAGAFGALMIRRGRRTGLSAAFVLGAVGAAVGFVGARWALLPVFLLGACMMGAAQGGYQQARYAAAESVPDDRRGAALGALMLMSVLGSFLMTGASRPIEALGAALGSTPEVAGWLVGGALLGVAALLIRLWRPTTASITASFPAHATLPAQTAAPAKLTVRAAFAIPGVRSTALALATAQGLMVTLMSLTPLRAHHMGMDHGAVAALISGHILGMFGFGWLTGPLIDRLGLRFGYVGGALLLAAAALCAPLSGAAWLAVSMFGLGLGWNLAFVAGSKALTRFPAAQGVTDGLGYVAAGVGTALGGVIIARAGFPVLAAGCAVLALLPLISAWRVRAA